In Flavobacterium sp. CBA20B-1, one DNA window encodes the following:
- a CDS encoding helix-turn-helix transcriptional regulator: protein MASKHNLISRLTRIVELFQLHGSSGLSFDELNNKLKNAFVDEDHSVSLRTFQRDLKDIESSLKIKIIFDKVKKKYLLVQDELQNTSKNTQLFTLESLKMLHIAQDVSVNNFILIDERKATGLENYNCIKDAICSKKHLEFNYQKFDQYKSDRRKLMPLALKESKKRWYVVGFEIKNGSKIPALKTFALDRMYDCEATTEFILKDTIDVHKHFARFMGVTTKPLEGFSEKVTVILETSIEYGKYFSTLPIHPSQKTEIENGKTIITLQLIPTMELVSEILSHNHQIKVVQPKELIHIIKKTLSQNLKQYN, encoded by the coding sequence ATGGCAAGTAAACACAATTTAATTAGCAGATTAACCCGCATTGTAGAACTTTTTCAGCTACATGGCAGCAGTGGTTTGTCTTTTGATGAGTTAAACAATAAACTAAAAAATGCGTTTGTAGATGAAGACCACAGTGTGTCATTGCGAACCTTTCAGCGCGATTTAAAAGACATTGAATCGTCTTTAAAAATTAAAATTATTTTTGATAAAGTAAAAAAGAAGTATCTTTTGGTGCAAGATGAGTTGCAAAACACTTCAAAAAACACACAATTGTTCACTCTGGAAAGTTTAAAAATGTTGCACATTGCCCAAGATGTTTCTGTCAATAATTTTATTTTGATCGATGAACGCAAGGCAACCGGATTAGAAAATTATAATTGCATTAAAGATGCGATTTGCTCAAAAAAACATTTAGAGTTCAATTACCAAAAATTTGATCAATACAAAAGCGACCGTCGAAAATTGATGCCTTTGGCTTTGAAAGAAAGCAAAAAGCGTTGGTATGTGGTGGGATTTGAAATAAAAAACGGTTCCAAAATACCGGCGCTAAAAACGTTTGCACTAGACCGAATGTATGATTGCGAAGCCACCACCGAATTTATTTTAAAAGATACAATAGACGTGCATAAACACTTTGCTCGTTTTATGGGCGTAACCACCAAACCGCTGGAAGGTTTCAGTGAAAAAGTAACGGTGATCCTAGAAACATCCATTGAATATGGAAAATATTTCAGCACGTTGCCCATTCATCCTTCCCAAAAAACCGAAATCGAAAACGGTAAAACCATTATTACCTTGCAGTTAATTCCTACCATGGAGTTGGTGTCTGAAATCCTCTCGCACAATCACCAAATAAAAGTGGTTCAACCCAAAGAATTAATTCATATTATTAAAAAAACACTTTCACAAAATTTGAAACAATACAATTAA